Proteins encoded within one genomic window of Sphingosinicella ginsenosidimutans:
- a CDS encoding EF-hand domain-containing protein, which translates to MNTMLIAAVASFIASTQSYPQGGYASHPEITQGPNHSNPTGLTRSAAEAQARAQFRSHDTNHDGFLTADEFGPSNSAVLTQLDTDHDGKASRDEVVTSLMAQFDAADTNHDHVLSDTERQASMHGGQ; encoded by the coding sequence ATGAATACCATGTTGATTGCGGCCGTAGCGAGCTTTATTGCTTCTACACAGTCTTATCCTCAGGGTGGGTATGCCAGTCATCCTGAAATTACGCAGGGACCAAATCACTCGAATCCCACGGGCCTGACCCGATCAGCGGCAGAGGCGCAGGCGCGTGCGCAATTCCGTTCGCATGATACAAACCACGATGGCTTCCTAACGGCGGACGAATTCGGCCCCTCCAATTCCGCTGTGCTGACCCAGCTTGACACCGATCATGACGGCAAAGCGTCGCGCGACGAGGTCGTGACGAGTTTGATGGCGCAATTCGATGCGGCCGACACCAATCACGATCATGTCCTTTCGGACACCGAACGCCAGGCATCAATGCACGGAGGCCAGTAG
- a CDS encoding BlaI/MecI/CopY family transcriptional regulator encodes MIDSLPRREREIFEILCAGEASAAEVRAAMADPPSYSAVRTLLARLEARGLVSHRSVDQTYIYKSVPQVSKVRDSALKQMVRTFFDGSAASAATALLGLTRSLSPDEAAALKRAIDEARERA; translated from the coding sequence ATGATCGATTCTCTGCCGCGCCGAGAGCGCGAAATCTTCGAAATCCTCTGCGCCGGCGAGGCGTCGGCCGCCGAAGTGCGCGCCGCGATGGCCGATCCGCCGAGCTATTCGGCGGTCCGCACCCTGCTCGCGCGGCTCGAGGCGCGCGGGCTGGTGAGCCACCGCAGCGTCGACCAGACCTATATCTACAAGAGCGTGCCACAGGTCTCGAAGGTGCGCGATTCCGCATTGAAGCAGATGGTGCGGACCTTTTTCGATGGTTCGGCGGCAAGCGCGGCGACCGCTTTGCTGGGCCTGACGCGAAGCCTGTCGCCGGATGAAGCCGCCGCATTGAAGCGCGCGATCGACGAAGCAAGGGAGCGGGCGTGA
- a CDS encoding alpha/beta hydrolase → MIRIAVPLLVAALAAAAPAQPPAPQASEIAIGPEGHQLRGTLLTAPAPAANARPVLILAGSGPTDRDGNSPMGIRAAPYRLVAEALAQRGITSLRVDKRGIAASAAAAPREEDLRIRTYADDARAWARELKARTGARCVWMLGHSEGALHALMAAQDNPDICGLVLVSPAGRRFGDIIRAQLTANPNAAGIRPEAFRILAELEAGRTVPEAGMNPELLPLFRASVQPYVISMLAVDPPALARSFAGPIEIVQGTTDLQTSVADAQAIQSARPGITLRLIDGMNHVLKVATSDRQENFGTYANPDLPLAPGVVDAIAGFMLSR, encoded by the coding sequence ATGATCCGCATCGCCGTACCGCTGCTCGTCGCCGCCCTGGCCGCCGCCGCTCCGGCGCAGCCGCCAGCGCCCCAGGCGAGCGAGATCGCGATCGGGCCCGAGGGGCATCAGCTGCGCGGCACGCTGCTGACCGCTCCCGCGCCGGCGGCGAACGCCCGGCCGGTGCTCATCCTTGCCGGGTCCGGCCCGACCGATCGCGACGGCAACAGTCCGATGGGCATCCGCGCGGCCCCCTATCGCCTGGTCGCGGAAGCGCTTGCCCAGCGCGGCATCACCAGCCTTCGCGTCGACAAGCGCGGCATCGCCGCCAGCGCGGCCGCCGCCCCGCGCGAGGAGGATCTGCGAATCCGGACTTATGCCGACGATGCCCGCGCCTGGGCGCGCGAGCTCAAGGCGCGGACCGGCGCGCGCTGCGTGTGGATGCTCGGCCATAGCGAGGGCGCACTCCACGCGCTGATGGCGGCGCAGGACAATCCGGACATATGCGGGCTCGTCCTCGTCTCGCCCGCCGGGCGCCGCTTCGGCGACATCATCCGCGCCCAGCTCACCGCCAATCCCAACGCGGCCGGCATCAGGCCGGAGGCCTTCCGGATCCTCGCGGAGCTCGAGGCCGGCCGCACCGTCCCGGAGGCTGGGATGAACCCGGAGCTCCTGCCGCTCTTCCGCGCCAGCGTGCAGCCTTATGTGATCTCGATGCTCGCGGTCGATCCGCCGGCGCTGGCGCGAAGCTTCGCCGGCCCGATCGAGATCGTCCAGGGCACCACCGATCTCCAGACCAGCGTCGCCGACGCCCAGGCGATCCAGTCGGCGCGGCCCGGCATCACGCTCCGCCTGATCGACGGGATGAACCATGTCCTCAAGGTCGCGACCAGCGACCGGCAGGAGAATTTCGGCACCTATGCCAATCCCGATCTGCCGCTCGCCCCCGGCGTGGTCGATGCCATCGCCGGGTTCATGTTGAGCCGCTGA
- a CDS encoding DNA methyltransferase, protein MTNRLYYADNLVALREHVADASVDLVYLDPPFNSNANYNILFRSPAGHAAQSQIEAFEDTWHWNDAAEDAFEQVMRSGQTRAFDLLRAMRTFLGENDMMAYLSMMAIRLIELHRVLKPTGSLYLHCDPTASHYLKMLLDGVFGADRFLSEIVWKRTSSHNSARRWGPIHDTILAYTRGPNFCWNRLFTPYDADYVRRFYRHADAAGRLYRLSDLTASGLRGGESGLPWGGFDPSAHGRHWAIPSVVKQEFPTHEGLRTHDWLTLFADGGLIEMAGDGGWPHVRRFLDRMPGQPLQDIIDDIPPLTQRHAERLGYPTQKPLALLERIIAASSNDGDVVLDPFCGCGTAILAAEKLGRRWIGIDVTHLAISLIERRMKDAFPGTHFSVEGTPKDLASALDLAARDKYQFQWWAVSMVEGVPVDGKKKGADGGIDGVIYFKPDGKRTEKALISVKGGAHVGVQMIRDLHSAMEREKAPIGIFVTAALPTGPMLREAAAVGRFTDEFGRGFARLQILTLAELFRGKRPEIPFVDPLAAIRRARREESARQGELL, encoded by the coding sequence ATGACCAATCGACTCTATTATGCCGACAATCTGGTCGCGCTGCGCGAGCATGTCGCCGATGCGAGCGTCGACCTCGTCTATCTCGATCCGCCGTTCAATTCGAACGCCAATTACAACATCCTCTTCCGTTCCCCCGCCGGCCACGCGGCGCAGAGCCAGATCGAGGCGTTCGAGGATACGTGGCATTGGAACGACGCGGCGGAGGATGCTTTCGAGCAGGTGATGCGCTCGGGCCAGACCCGCGCCTTCGATCTGCTGCGCGCGATGCGGACCTTCCTCGGCGAGAACGACATGATGGCCTATCTCTCGATGATGGCGATCCGCCTGATCGAGCTCCATCGCGTTCTCAAGCCGACAGGGAGCCTCTACCTCCACTGCGATCCCACCGCCTCGCACTATCTCAAGATGCTACTGGATGGGGTATTCGGCGCCGATCGCTTCCTCAGCGAGATCGTCTGGAAGCGCACGAGTTCGCACAACAGCGCCCGGCGCTGGGGGCCGATCCACGACACGATCCTTGCCTACACGCGCGGGCCGAACTTCTGCTGGAACCGGCTCTTCACACCCTACGATGCCGATTATGTCCGGCGTTTCTACCGTCACGCAGATGCGGCCGGTCGCCTTTATCGCCTGAGCGATCTCACCGCGAGCGGCCTGCGCGGCGGCGAGAGCGGCCTTCCATGGGGCGGCTTCGATCCGAGCGCACACGGACGGCACTGGGCGATCCCGTCGGTCGTAAAGCAGGAATTCCCAACACACGAAGGATTGCGGACGCACGATTGGCTCACGCTGTTCGCGGACGGTGGGCTTATCGAAATGGCGGGGGACGGCGGCTGGCCGCACGTCCGCAGATTTCTCGACCGAATGCCGGGCCAGCCGCTTCAGGACATCATCGACGACATTCCCCCACTCACGCAGCGCCACGCCGAGCGGCTCGGCTACCCGACCCAGAAACCGCTCGCCTTGCTCGAGCGGATCATCGCCGCTTCTTCGAACGACGGAGATGTCGTGCTCGATCCCTTCTGCGGCTGCGGCACCGCGATCCTTGCCGCCGAAAAGCTCGGCCGACGCTGGATCGGCATCGACGTCACCCATCTCGCCATTTCGCTGATCGAGCGGCGGATGAAGGATGCCTTCCCCGGGACCCACTTCAGCGTCGAGGGCACGCCCAAGGATCTCGCCTCCGCGCTCGATCTCGCCGCCCGCGACAAATATCAATTCCAGTGGTGGGCCGTTTCGATGGTCGAAGGTGTCCCGGTCGACGGCAAGAAGAAGGGCGCCGACGGCGGCATCGACGGGGTCATCTATTTCAAGCCCGACGGCAAGCGGACCGAAAAGGCGCTGATCTCGGTCAAGGGCGGCGCCCATGTCGGGGTCCAGATGATCCGCGATCTCCACAGCGCGATGGAGCGCGAGAAGGCGCCGATCGGAATCTTCGTCACCGCCGCCCTCCCGACCGGCCCGATGCTTCGCGAGGCGGCGGCGGTCGGTCGCTTCACCGACGAATTCGGGCGCGGATTCGCGCGCCTCCAGATCCTGACGCTCGCCGAGCTGTTTCGCGGCAAGAGGCCCGAAATCCCGTTCGTCGATCCGCTCGCCGCCATCCGCCGCGCCCGCCGGGAGGAGAGCGCCAGGCAGGGCGAGCTGCTCTGA
- a CDS encoding EF-hand domain-containing protein, translated as MKAYLIAGAALAALAAAPAFAQAGGDAPMTRAAIQQRIQEQFAAHDANHDNFIDRQELGDDADEALERLDTDHDGKLSLEEVSTVALSHFDAADTDHDGTLTEAEREAAMARMDQPPAQPQPEQPQGN; from the coding sequence ATGAAGGCTTATCTCATTGCCGGCGCGGCGCTTGCCGCCCTCGCCGCCGCGCCCGCTTTCGCGCAGGCCGGCGGCGATGCGCCGATGACTCGTGCCGCGATCCAGCAGCGCATTCAGGAACAATTCGCGGCGCATGACGCCAATCATGACAATTTCATCGACCGCCAGGAACTTGGCGACGACGCCGACGAGGCGCTGGAGCGGCTCGACACCGATCATGACGGCAAGCTTTCGCTCGAAGAGGTCTCGACGGTCGCCTTGTCGCATTTCGATGCCGCCGACACCGATCATGACGGCACGCTGACCGAGGCCGAGCGCGAGGCGGCGATGGCCCGCATGGATCAGCCGCCGGCCCAGCCGCAGCCCGAGCAGCCGCAGGGCAACTAG
- a CDS encoding M1 family metallopeptidase — MRPTAALALALALAASYAMTIPAAARADEVAPILTGADALDNSTFARPQVARVTHVALDLALDFDAKRVSGTATLDIQAAPGAHEIVLDSNGYEVESITDPQGHALAFAFGEDDARRGRPLTVQIGDARRIVIHYHTGADAVSLQWLRPDQTAGGHYPYLFSQGEAILNRSWIPTQDSPGIRQTWEARITAPEPLKVVMSGERLTPEGEPAGAGRRAYRFRMTHPVAPYLIAIAAGNLAFRELGPRTGVWSEPETVDADARELDAAERMVDAAERLYGPYRWGRYDMIVLPPSFPFGGMENPTLTFLTPTIIAGDKSLVGVMAHELAHSWSGNLVTNAVWPDGWLNEGVTSYIENRIMEALYGHKRAAEEEALSWDEMQAGLAEAGMDAPGTALHAPEEGGAGSGITYDKGATFLRTIERTVGRPAFDAYLRGYFDRHAFRPMTSQRFLSDLRANLIRGDTELDRRLQLDRWVFAPGLPDNAAHPDPQAFAAVDAATRAIAAGGPVSAVPYADWNWAERVRFLQNLPRQMDAARLAAMDEAFHLSDSTNSETLFAWLKLALANRYDPAVPAAERFLAGQGRAKFVVPLFRALMGQGEWGQPIARRIYARTRESYHSVTSGAVDRIVNGAAR, encoded by the coding sequence ATGCGCCCGACTGCCGCTCTCGCTCTCGCTCTCGCCCTTGCCGCCTCGTACGCAATGACGATCCCGGCGGCGGCGCGGGCGGATGAGGTGGCGCCGATCCTGACCGGCGCGGACGCGCTCGACAATTCCACCTTCGCCCGGCCGCAGGTGGCGCGCGTCACCCATGTCGCGCTCGATCTCGCGCTCGATTTCGATGCGAAGCGCGTGTCCGGCACGGCGACGCTCGACATCCAGGCGGCGCCCGGCGCGCACGAGATCGTGCTCGATTCGAACGGCTATGAGGTCGAATCGATCACCGATCCGCAGGGCCACGCCCTTGCCTTCGCATTCGGCGAGGACGATGCGCGGCGCGGCCGGCCGCTCACCGTGCAGATCGGCGACGCGCGCCGGATCGTGATTCATTATCATACCGGCGCCGACGCGGTGTCGCTGCAATGGCTTCGGCCCGATCAGACCGCCGGCGGCCATTATCCCTATCTGTTCAGCCAGGGCGAGGCGATCCTCAACCGGTCATGGATCCCGACCCAGGACAGCCCGGGCATCCGCCAGACCTGGGAAGCGCGGATCACCGCGCCGGAGCCGCTGAAGGTCGTGATGTCGGGCGAGCGGCTGACGCCGGAGGGCGAGCCGGCGGGGGCCGGGCGGCGCGCCTATCGCTTCCGCATGACCCATCCGGTCGCGCCCTATCTGATCGCGATCGCGGCCGGGAATCTCGCCTTTCGCGAGCTTGGCCCGCGTACGGGCGTGTGGAGCGAGCCGGAAACGGTCGATGCCGATGCGCGCGAGCTCGACGCCGCCGAGCGGATGGTCGACGCGGCGGAGCGGCTTTACGGGCCCTATCGCTGGGGCCGTTACGACATGATCGTGCTGCCGCCGAGCTTCCCGTTCGGCGGCATGGAAAATCCGACGCTCACATTCCTCACGCCGACGATCATCGCCGGCGACAAGAGCCTGGTCGGCGTGATGGCGCACGAACTCGCGCACAGCTGGTCGGGCAATCTCGTCACCAATGCCGTGTGGCCGGACGGCTGGCTGAACGAAGGCGTCACCTCCTATATCGAAAACCGGATCATGGAGGCGCTCTACGGCCACAAGCGCGCGGCCGAGGAAGAGGCGCTGTCGTGGGACGAGATGCAGGCGGGGCTTGCCGAGGCCGGGATGGACGCGCCGGGCACCGCGCTCCACGCGCCCGAAGAAGGCGGCGCGGGCAGCGGCATCACCTACGACAAGGGCGCGACCTTCCTGCGGACGATCGAGCGCACCGTCGGCCGGCCGGCCTTCGATGCCTATCTGCGCGGCTATTTCGATCGCCATGCCTTCCGGCCGATGACCTCGCAGCGTTTCCTGTCGGATCTGCGCGCGAACCTGATCCGTGGCGATACCGAGCTCGACCGGCGGCTGCAGCTCGATCGCTGGGTGTTCGCGCCCGGGCTTCCCGACAATGCGGCGCATCCCGATCCGCAGGCCTTCGCGGCGGTCGACGCGGCGACCCGCGCGATCGCGGCCGGCGGGCCGGTTTCGGCGGTGCCCTACGCGGACTGGAACTGGGCCGAACGCGTGCGCTTCCTCCAGAACCTGCCGCGCCAGATGGATGCGGCGCGGCTCGCGGCGATGGACGAGGCCTTTCACCTGTCCGACAGCACGAACAGCGAGACGCTCTTCGCCTGGCTGAAGCTCGCGCTCGCCAATCGCTACGATCCGGCCGTCCCGGCTGCCGAGCGGTTCCTCGCCGGGCAGGGGCGGGCGAAGTTCGTCGTGCCGCTGTTCCGCGCGCTGATGGGCCAGGGCGAATGGGGCCAGCCGATCGCCCGGCGCATCTACGCCCGCACCCGCGAATCCTATCACAGCGTGACCAGCGGGGCCGTCGACCGGATCGTGAACGGCGCCGCTCGCTAA
- a CDS encoding M56 family metallopeptidase has product MDMGFFVAMAWKSALIAGAALAFAFALRSRAAADRALVLRIGVAMLLALPLIALFLPALQVVAFSAPAPVPGPTLPHLSDAQIAALLASAPASSPAPAPTIWDDPTPLVILAYLGGLAMVGARLLAGLVTLRRWTRAARPVTDAAWVAALDRVRWTAPNPDSIRLLAADGIRSPLSWGWRRPVILIDPDTLADAEDAEAILAHEVAHIARCDWPALMLSRVAATLFWFNPLVWMLEREVVQQAEEAADREAAERVEPTRYAETLLGLAQINALVPANNIAPSARALARRIRAILDRSDRPQDSVWTAVAVLACIGLATPVAAMQLVAAAPPAPEAPAAPEADVAPEAPDAPAAPQAAAAPRAPHAPHAPHASRVVVAGQAIEIPDVDAIVRSALASVDPHEIDRAVRAARVQTRLSAADRARIHASIAQARNNRVPRAQIEAAARQAAAVEAQLPAIQAQAMQSVRLAMASSGTGMMRGADSMEAGARRMEQQAAQMRDPAWRAQAIERARQRGDSVTDQDLLEAADGLEEGARGMRDGAREMREAARRMRDGRDLDD; this is encoded by the coding sequence ATGGACATGGGTTTCTTTGTCGCCATGGCGTGGAAATCGGCGCTGATCGCCGGCGCCGCCCTGGCCTTCGCCTTCGCGCTGCGTTCGCGGGCGGCCGCGGATCGCGCGCTGGTGCTCCGCATCGGCGTCGCGATGCTGCTCGCCTTGCCGCTCATCGCGCTGTTCCTGCCGGCGCTGCAGGTCGTCGCGTTCAGCGCGCCCGCCCCGGTGCCCGGCCCGACGCTTCCGCACCTCAGCGACGCGCAGATCGCGGCGTTGCTCGCGAGCGCGCCCGCCTCTTCCCCGGCGCCCGCGCCGACCATCTGGGATGATCCAACCCCGCTTGTGATCCTCGCCTATCTGGGCGGATTGGCGATGGTCGGTGCGCGGCTGCTGGCGGGGCTGGTCACGCTTCGCCGCTGGACGCGCGCGGCAAGGCCGGTTACCGATGCCGCCTGGGTCGCGGCGCTGGATCGGGTGCGCTGGACCGCGCCGAATCCGGACTCGATCCGGCTGCTCGCCGCCGACGGCATCCGCTCGCCATTGAGCTGGGGCTGGCGGCGCCCGGTGATCCTGATCGATCCCGATACCCTGGCCGATGCCGAGGATGCCGAGGCGATCCTGGCGCATGAGGTCGCGCATATCGCACGGTGCGACTGGCCGGCGCTGATGCTCTCGCGGGTCGCGGCCACGCTCTTCTGGTTCAATCCGCTGGTGTGGATGCTGGAACGTGAAGTCGTCCAGCAGGCCGAGGAGGCCGCCGATCGCGAAGCCGCCGAGCGGGTCGAGCCGACGCGCTATGCAGAGACGCTGCTCGGCCTCGCGCAGATCAATGCGCTGGTGCCGGCGAACAACATCGCGCCGTCCGCCCGCGCCCTCGCGCGCCGGATCCGCGCCATCCTCGATCGTTCGGATCGGCCGCAGGATTCGGTCTGGACGGCGGTCGCGGTGCTCGCCTGCATCGGCCTTGCGACGCCCGTCGCCGCGATGCAGCTCGTCGCCGCGGCGCCGCCAGCGCCGGAAGCGCCGGCCGCGCCCGAGGCCGATGTCGCGCCGGAGGCGCCGGATGCACCCGCGGCGCCCCAGGCTGCCGCTGCGCCGCGCGCGCCCCATGCGCCGCACGCGCCCCATGCGTCGAGGGTCGTCGTCGCCGGCCAGGCTATCGAGATCCCCGATGTCGATGCGATCGTCCGCAGCGCCCTTGCATCGGTCGATCCTCATGAGATCGATCGCGCGGTCCGCGCGGCGCGGGTCCAGACCCGTCTTTCCGCCGCGGACCGGGCCCGGATCCACGCCTCGATCGCGCAGGCGCGCAATAACCGGGTCCCGCGCGCGCAGATCGAGGCCGCGGCGCGTCAGGCCGCGGCCGTGGAGGCCCAGCTGCCCGCGATCCAGGCGCAGGCGATGCAGTCCGTCCGGCTGGCCATGGCCAGCAGCGGGACGGGGATGATGCGCGGCGCCGACAGCATGGAAGCCGGCGCTCGCCGCATGGAACAGCAGGCGGCGCAGATGCGCGATCCGGCGTGGCGCGCCCAGGCGATCGAGCGGGCCCGCCAGCGTGGCGATTCCGTCACCGACCAGGATCTGCTCGAGGCCGCGGACGGGCTCGAGGAGGGCGCCCGCGGCATGCGTGACGGCGCCCGCGAAATGCGCGAAGCGGCGCGGCGGATGCGTGACGGCCGCGATCTCGACGACTGA
- a CDS encoding class I SAM-dependent methyltransferase, which translates to MLKRALFALALSVAVAPQASAQALSEADVAAAVAAPGRPADAVALDAGRMPAEVLAFEGLKRGDHALDLFTGGGYYGEIMARAVGPQGAVTAWNPTPFVGDEDRQTLAAVHQRSPNFTAIDSAPDAISLPADSFDFAMIHLNYHDTYYTSERAHFRMEPAPFLAAVFQALKPGGTFAVVDHVANPGGDTRAVVQALHRIDPATIRADFERAGFVFEGESNILRNPQDDHTKGVFDPAIRGHTDRVVYRFRKPAR; encoded by the coding sequence ATGCTGAAGCGCGCGCTCTTTGCCCTTGCCCTGTCCGTCGCCGTCGCGCCCCAGGCGTCGGCGCAGGCCCTGTCCGAAGCCGATGTCGCCGCCGCCGTCGCCGCGCCTGGCCGGCCCGCCGATGCGGTCGCGCTCGATGCCGGGCGGATGCCGGCCGAGGTGCTGGCCTTCGAAGGGCTGAAGCGCGGCGATCATGCGCTCGATCTGTTCACCGGCGGCGGCTATTATGGTGAGATCATGGCGCGCGCGGTCGGGCCGCAGGGCGCGGTCACGGCGTGGAATCCGACGCCATTCGTCGGCGACGAGGATCGCCAGACGCTCGCCGCCGTCCACCAGCGCAGCCCGAATTTCACCGCGATCGACAGCGCGCCGGACGCAATCTCGCTGCCCGCCGACAGCTTCGATTTCGCGATGATCCACCTCAATTATCACGACACCTATTACACGTCGGAGCGCGCGCATTTCCGGATGGAGCCGGCCCCGTTCCTCGCCGCGGTGTTCCAGGCGCTGAAGCCGGGCGGGACGTTCGCGGTGGTCGATCACGTGGCCAACCCGGGCGGCGACACGCGCGCGGTGGTGCAGGCGCTGCACCGGATCGATCCGGCGACGATCCGCGCCGATTTCGAGCGGGCGGGCTTCGTGTTCGAGGGCGAATCGAACATCCTCAGGAACCCGCAGGACGATCACACGAAAGGCGTGTTCGACCCCGCCATCCGCGGCCATACCGACCGCGTCGTCTATCGCTTCCGCAAGCCGGCGCGCTGA